The Daucus carota subsp. sativus chromosome 7, DH1 v3.0, whole genome shotgun sequence genome window below encodes:
- the LOC135147956 gene encoding putative RING-H2 finger protein ATL49 — translation MLPPTEEELEEEDRDHMATHESEIQNPCPHVGEPDICVICQDEYAAEELVGGLRCGHEYHMKCIKKWLRRITKCPVCRDTAIFVEPVFFNKQACYKCEPEQTARSDDREAEVLLLSSEMQNPNLRDAAAAISTRIPTVPDLNMHPLDLNMLPPIEEELEEEEGRDHMATHESEIQNPRPHVGEASAAISISTRVSPIIDLNLHPLDLNMLPTEEEDNGQPRDHRAMHVFQNNHPSLHIHSPQYPLKVALNLNHFANIVVQAKGGSL, via the exons TGCTGCCACCGACAGAGGAGGAATTGGAGGAGGAAGACAGAGATCATATGGCAACCCATGAGTCAGAAATACAAAACCCTTGTCCTCATGTGGGTGAACCTGATATATGTGTCATATGCCAGGATGAATATGCAGCTGAGGAACTAGTTGGAGGTCTTCGATGTGGACATGAATATCATATGAAATGTATAAAGAAATGGTTGAGGAGGATCACCAAATGTCCAGTTTGCAGAGACACCGCTATTTTTGTTGAACCtgtttttttcaataaacaaGCCT GTTACAAATGTGAACCAGAACAAACGGCAAGAAGTGATGACAGGGAAGCAGAAGTTTTGCTGCTTTCTAGTGAAATGCAAAACCCTAATCTGAGGGATGCAGCAGCTGCTATCTCTACACGGATTCCCACTGTTCCTGATCTCAACATGCATCCTCTTGATCTCAACATGCTACCACCGATAGAGGAGGAATTGGAGGAGGAGGAAGGCAGAGATCATATGGCAACCCATGAGTCAGAAATACAAAACCCTCGTCCTCATGTGGGTGAAGCTAGTGCAGCCATTAGTATTTCCACTCGGGTCAGCCCTATTATTGATCTCAACCTCCATCCTCTTGATCTTAACATGCTACccacagaagaagaagataatggTCAACCCAGAGATCATCGGGCAATGCATGTTTTCCAGAATAATCATCCTTCCCTTCACATTCACTCTCCTCAA TACCCACTTAAAGTTGCCCTGAACCTTAATCATTTTGCCAATATTGTCGTTCAAGCCAAAG GAGGAAGTCTCTAG
- the LOC108198181 gene encoding uncharacterized protein LOC108198181 gives MASDRSWITRSRYNESRYLTDEYKNGVEDFIRFACENLSGGVIRCPCGNCKNKHYKTPTAVKLDLYRYGMMQWYTIWTAHGEKMPEEKIETSTRNVGDGDDDMYHDADDMLRDIGEANRYFENVDDEPNPAAKEFYKMLHSASEPIYPSNVNYTTFEFVNELLHFKNKHNCSNNGFDDLLKLIGSVLPDNHKLPQTYYAVKNMLKGLNLGYEKIDACENDCMLFYKENSEKTRCDICKESRYKEPKDLNKKKISRKILRYFPLTPRLQRLFMAGKTAKCMRWHHDRNVVEGELSHPADGDEWKQFDRRFPKFSKEIRNVRLGLSTDGFDPFRDAHARDYTVWPVVVVIYNLPPSMCTKAPYMFMPLLIPGPKDPTKDLHVYLRPLIDELKDLWQNGVETYDRFSCSNFLMRAALMWTVSDFPALAMLSGWSTKGKLSCPVCMGEVKAKQLKHGGKVTFYGTSRYFLEPDDPLRRSTRFGSVETRSCTCRHSGIIAKTMCEQIQFPPPGKSSKKKARDYGVTHNWTHYSPFFELPYWETLSLRHNIDIMHTEKNVFDNIFYTILDDKQKSKDNLKSRYDCQELRVHRELWIQEDGAKLHAPYVLSKEQLNKLFKWIDTLKLPDGYVSNLSRCLNWEKNCIRGMKSHDCHVFMQKLLPIVCRDLLPRHVADPIIELCNFFQDLCSSTLKYSDLVKMEKDIVRIMSKLETVFIPGFFDPMEHLPLHLATECKLGGPANGRWMYFVERYLHNLKLKVKNKARAEGSMAERYIEEECIHFCSLHTLLLF, from the coding sequence ATGGCATCCGATCGTAGTTGGATTACTCGTAGTCGATATAATGAGTCAAGATATTTAACGGACGAATATAAGAATGGTGTTGAGGATTTCATTAGATTTGCTTGTGAGAATCTTAGTGGTGGGGTTATTAGGTGTCcgtgtggaaattgtaagaATAAGCATTATAAGACTCCTACTGCCGTTAAACTTGATTTGTATCGGTATGGTATGATGCAATGGTATACTATATGGACTGCACACGGGGAGAAAATGCCGGAAGAAAAAATCGAGACTAGTACTAGAAATGTTGGGGATGGGGATGATGATATGTATCATGACGCCGATGATATGTTAAGAGATATTGGGGAAGCAAATAGGTATTTTGAGAATGTTGATGATGAACCGAATCCAGCGgcaaaagaattttataagatGTTGCACAGTGCTTCGGAACCAATTTATCCAAGTAATGTCAACTATACAACCTTTGAGTTCGTGAATGAGTTACTTCATTTCAAGAACAAGCATAATTGTAGTAATAATGGCTTTGATGATTTGCTTAAGCTCATTGGATCAGTCTTGCCTGACAATCATAAACTGCCCCAAACCTACTATGCTGTGAAAAATATGCTTAAAGGATTGAATTTGGGATATGAAAAGATTGATGCTTGTGAGAATGACTGTATGTTATTTTACAAGGAAAATAGCGAGAAGACGCGTTGTGATATATGCAAAGAAAGTCGATACAAAGAACCAAAAGatcttaacaaaaaaaagatcTCACGGAAGATCTTGCGTTATTTTCCTCTCACCCCAAGATTGCAACGTTTGTTCATGGCTGGGAAGACTGCAAAATGTATGAGATGGCATCATGACAGAAATGTGGTTGAAGGTGAATTAAGTCACCCGGCAGATGGAGATGAGTGGAAACAATTTGACCGCAGgtttccaaaattttcaaaagagaTTCGAAATGTGAGACTCGGACTTTCTACTGATGGATTTGATCCCTTTCGTGATGCACATGCGAGAGATTATACAGTATGGCCTGTGGTGGTTGTTATTTACAACCTTCCCCCATCTATGTGCACGAAGGCTCCGTACATGTTTATGCCTCTTCTTATTCCCGGGCCTAAGGATCCGACAAAAGACTTGCATGTTTATCTTAGACCATTGATTGATGAATTGAAAGACTTATGGCAGAATGGGGTGGAAACCTATGATAGGTTCTCATGTTCCAACTTTTTGATGAGGGCAGCATTGATGTGGACAGTTAGTGACTTTCCTGCACTTGCCATGCTTAGCGGGTGGTCAACTAAGGGGAAGTTGTCATGTCCAGTTTGCATGGGTGAGGTAAAGGCCAAACAACTGAAGCATGGTGGCAAAGTTACCTTTTATGGCACTTCTAGATATTTTTTAGAACCGGATGATCCATTAAGAAGAAGTACGAGGTTTGGAAGTGTTGAGACACGATCATGCACATGTCGTCATTCAGGAATAATTGCAAAGACCATGTGTGAGCAAATACAATTCCCCCCTCCAGGAAAGTCATCCAAGAAAAAAGCAAGGGATTATGGCGTGACACACAATTGGACTCACTATTCCCCATTTTTTGAGCTTCCATATTGGGAGACCCTTAGTCTTCGTCATAACATTGATATCATGCACACGGAGAAAAATGTTTTTGACAACATATTTTACACGATTCTTGATGATAAGCAAAAGTCAAAAGATAACTTAAAATCAAGATATGATTGTCAAGAATTACGTGTGCATCGTGAGCTGTGGATTCAAGAAGATGGAGCCAAACTACATGCACCTTATGTGCTTTCGAAGGAACAACTAAATAAGTTGTTCAAATGGATTGACACATTGAAACTTCCAGATGGGTATGTATCAAATCTATCGAGATGTTTGAATtgggaaaagaattgtattcgTGGGATGAAATCACATGACTGTCATGTTTTCATGCAAAAGTTGTTGCCAATCGTTTGTCGTGACCTACTCCCAAGACATGTGGCGGATCCTATTATCGAGTTGTGCAATTTCTTCCAAGATTTGTGCTCATCTACTTTGAAATACTCAGATTTGGTCAAAATGGAGAAAGATATAGTGAGAATTATGTCAAAACTTGAAACAGTCTTTATTCCGGGATTTTTTGATCCAATGGAGCACTTACCACTTCATTTGGCCACTGAGTGTAAGTTGGGGGGGCCGGCTAATGGTAGGTGGATGTATTTTGTTGAAAGATATTTGCACAACTTAAAATTGAAAGTGAAAAACAAAGCTCGAGCCGAGGGCTCAATGGCAGAACGCTATATCGAGGAGGAATGCATACACTTTTGCTCATTGCATACACTTTTGCTCTTCTGA
- the LOC108203286 gene encoding uncharacterized protein LOC108203286, producing the protein MASDRSWMNHRFDSSKRITNEYKIGIDNFIKFAIARTDDSKGRIRCPCIECGNYYHKYPDDVTLDLYRHGIMPGYTIWYFHGEGDRSRVNIGTSSRNVGCTDDFYDAREMLDDFVNATGHFENDEEPNAAAKNFYKMLDSASQPIYPDNTRFTTLSFVNKLLQFKHKHGCSNKGFDELLQLIGSVLPNDHNLPTRYYDVKKLVSGLNMGYQKIDACVNDCMLFYKEDSEKIYCDICNESRYKAQKDHKKKMIPQKILRYFPLTLRLQRLFMSEKTAKCMTWHHDRVVVEDQLSHPADGDEWKQFDRRFPRFAKEIRNVRIGLASDGFDPFRDAHAREYTVWPVIVVVYNLPPSMCTKAPYMFMPLLIPGPSDPTKDFHVYLRPLIDELKILWHTGVETYDRASRSNFMMRVALMWTINDFPALGMISGWSTKGKLACPVCMGEVKAKQLKYGGKPTFYGTARYRCHAY; encoded by the coding sequence ATGGCATCTGATCGTAGTTGGATGAATCACCGGTTTGATTCGAGTAAAAGAATAACAAATGAGTACAAGATTGGAAttgataatttcattaaatttgcTATTGCGCGAACTGATGATTCAAAGGGGAGAATAAGATGCCCATGTATAGAATGTGGgaattattatcataaatatccCGATGATGTGACATTGGATTTGTATCGTCATGGTATTATGCCGGGATATACAATATGGTATTTTCACGGGGAGGGTGATAGATCACGGGTGAACATCGGGACGAGTTCAAGAAATGTTGGTTGCACAGATGATTTTTATGATGCACGAGAAATGCTTGACGATTTTGTGAATGCAACCGGACATTTCGAGAATGATGAAGAACCGAATGCAGCAGCAAAAAATTTTTATAAGATGCTTGATAGTGCTTCTCAACCCATTTATCCAGATAATACGAGGTTTACAACATTATCATTTGTGAATAAACTACTCCAGTTTAAACACAAACATGGTTGTAGTAATAAAGGTTTTGATGAGTTACTTCAACTTATTGGATCAGTGTTGCCGAATGATCACAATTTGCCCACGAGATACTATGATGTGAAGAAATTGGTAAGTGGTTTGAACATGGGATATCAAAAAATTGATGCTTGTGTGAATGATTGCATGTTGTTCTACAAAGAGGATAGTGAGAAAATATATTGTGACATATGTAATGAAAGTCGGTACAAAGCTCAAAAAGATCATAAGAAAAAGATGATCCCTCAAAAGATCTTAAGATACTTTCCTCTTACATTGAGACTACAACGGTTATTCATGTCTGAGAAGACTGCAAAGTGTATGACGTGGCATCATGATAGAGTTGTAGTTGAAGATCAATTAAGTCACCCGGCTGATGGAGATGAATGGAAACAATTTGATCGTAGATTTCCTAGATTTGCAAAGGAAATACGGAATGTTAGGATAGGCCTTGCTAGTGATGGTTTTGACCCCTTTCGTGATGCACACGCAAGGGAATATACTGTGTGGCCTGTGATTGTTGTTGTTTATAATCTTCCACCATCCATGTGCACGAAAGCTCCATACATGTTTATGCCTCTTCTCATTCCTGGACCGAGTGATCCAACAAAAGACTTTCATGTTTATCTTCGACCACTAATAgatgaattgaaaattttatggCATACAGGGGTTGAAACATATGATAGGGCATCACGTTCAAATTTCATGATGAGAGTAGCCTTGATGTGGACAATCAACGACTTTCCAGCACTTGGTATGATTAGTGGATGGTCGACCAAGGGCAAGTTGGCATGTCCAGTATGCATGGGAGAAGTAAAAGCAAAGCAACTCAAGTATGGTGGTAAGCCTACATTCTATGGCACAGCTCGATATAGATGTCATGCATACTGA